From the genome of Spirochaetota bacterium:
TCAGCCCTTGAGTATTGTAAATTAATTATCTCACATGTTGAAAAAGGAGTGGAACTTGCACGCAAAAATAACCTGCCTGAGATGGTTATTGATTTTATAAAAGAGCATCATGGTCAGACAGTGATGACATATTTTTATCATCAGGCACTTGAGGAAGGAAGTACAAACGGGAACAGTATACAGAAAAGTGATTTTCAGTATCCCGGACCAAAGCCGCATACCCGTGAAACAGCAATAGTGATGCTGGCTGATGCAATTGAAGCAGCTTCCCGCTCAATTCAGGAACCTACCATGGAAAAACTGGATACGCTGGTAAAAAGGATAATCTATAACAGGCTCAATGAGGGTGACCTAGAAAGAGCTGATATTAATATGAATGAATTGAATAAGATTCATAATGCATTTGTACAGGTATTACAGGGTATTTTCCATTCGCGCATTGAGTACCCAACCAAAGAAGCCATAGACCGATTGGAGCAAAAATCATCCAATGGCAATAAAGGTTAATGTAGAAATTGAACATGTAACTTTACCTAAAAGTATTGCTTCATTGTGTAAAAAAAATATTGTGGCTATACTGCACTATCTACATATTGATAATGTTGTTGTAACATTGATATTTACCAATGATGAGGCGATAGCTCAAATAAACAGTACTTACCGTAAAAAAAAAGGACCAACTGATGTTATATCCTTTGCCTATCGTGAAGCACCAATGCCAAGTGTTTGCACAGAAGAATATTTAGGTGATATCTTCATATCGCTTGAAACTGCTCAAAAGCAGGCAACAGAATATGGCATAACGCTAAAAGAAGAATTGCAAAGGTTGGTAGTTCACGGTGTATTGCACATTCTTGGGTATGATCATGAGAAGTCTGCATATAAAAAAAAGATAATGCAGAAAAAAGAAAAAGATATTTTGGATAAAATCCAATCAAAAAATCTGGCTAAAAAAAGTAAGTAAATATATGCAGCTACCATAAAAAGTAGTTTTATATACATTATAAATACTACTTAATATGATAGACCGTACTTTGGTAATTAATTTTTAATAATTGGTTCAATCATCTTTAATAGTTCATTTGCCAATGTTTCATTATATTGAGCAACTTCTTTTTCCAGTTGTGGAATATTAGTGCCCTTTTTACATGAACTGAAGTAAAACTTAATTTTTGGTTCTGTACCTGAAGGGCGCATGGTTAATCTGGCACCATTTTCCAGAGTAAACTGCAGCACATCAGATGAAGGCAAGTCCACAGTGGTAGTTTTGCCGTCAGTTAAATCAGTGAGTATACCCTGCTTAACATCAAGGATTGAATGTACTCTTGTTTGAGCAAATTGTGTTGGTGGATTGTTTCTGAAATGCCTCATTATGGATTCTATTTTTTGAATACCTTCAACACCTTTCAATGTCAGTGAAACTAACTTTTCACCATAATAACCAAAACGGGAATATATCTCATACAAAAAGTCTTTGAGTGATTTTTTCTGTGTATAAAGCCAG
Proteins encoded in this window:
- the ybeY gene encoding rRNA maturation RNase YbeY → MAIKVNVEIEHVTLPKSIASLCKKNIVAILHYLHIDNVVVTLIFTNDEAIAQINSTYRKKKGPTDVISFAYREAPMPSVCTEEYLGDIFISLETAQKQATEYGITLKEELQRLVVHGVLHILGYDHEKSAYKKKIMQKKEKDILDKIQSKNLAKKSK